One region of Haloprofundus salilacus genomic DNA includes:
- a CDS encoding AIR synthase family protein, whose protein sequence is MTGKFTPDDLAAYVFSRAGAPNDDLLVGPAFGEDAAAVRVGGETLVVSTDPISLAAERIGTLGVAIVSNDVAACGGVPEWLTCTILLPDDDAALLDTITAQLDAEADRLGITIVGGHTESVSALSRPLLSLTCAGTADRYVSTSGARPGDRILLTKAAGVEGTAVLASDFAEEFGAPADLVADATAFFDDLSVIPDAAALTPFATAMHDPTEGGVVAGLTEMAVAGDAVLSVDPDDVPVRAETRRLCDAAGVDPLRILGSGALAATVPEDCVDEALAALDDAGVDAAEIGIVERSERLAETDAEAAGLRLGDEFFASPPEDEMYALWE, encoded by the coding sequence ATGACTGGGAAGTTCACGCCCGACGATCTCGCAGCCTACGTCTTCTCTCGGGCGGGCGCGCCCAACGACGACCTGCTCGTCGGCCCGGCGTTCGGCGAGGACGCCGCCGCCGTGCGAGTCGGCGGCGAGACGCTCGTCGTCAGCACCGACCCCATCTCGCTGGCCGCCGAGCGGATCGGAACGCTCGGCGTCGCCATTGTTTCGAACGACGTGGCCGCCTGCGGCGGCGTCCCGGAGTGGCTCACCTGCACGATTCTGCTGCCGGACGACGACGCGGCGCTTCTCGACACTATCACCGCGCAACTCGACGCCGAAGCGGACCGCCTCGGCATCACCATCGTCGGCGGGCACACCGAGTCCGTCTCGGCGCTCTCGCGCCCGCTCCTGTCGCTCACCTGCGCGGGCACCGCCGACCGGTACGTCTCGACGAGCGGCGCGCGACCCGGCGACCGAATTCTGCTCACGAAAGCCGCCGGCGTCGAGGGAACGGCCGTCCTCGCGAGCGACTTTGCCGAGGAGTTCGGCGCACCCGCGGACCTCGTCGCCGACGCGACTGCGTTCTTCGACGACTTGAGCGTCATCCCCGACGCGGCGGCACTCACGCCGTTCGCGACGGCGATGCACGACCCGACCGAGGGCGGTGTCGTCGCCGGACTCACGGAGATGGCCGTCGCCGGCGACGCCGTGCTCTCGGTCGACCCGGACGACGTTCCGGTTCGCGCCGAGACGCGGCGACTCTGCGACGCCGCGGGAGTCGACCCGCTTCGAATTCTCGGATCGGGGGCGCTCGCGGCGACGGTCCCCGAGGACTGCGTTGACGAGGCGCTCGCTGCGCTCGACGATGCCGGCGTCGATGCGGCCGAAATCGGCATCGTCGAGCGCAGCGAGCGCCTCGCAGAGACGGACGCGGAGGCGGCCGGTCTCCGTCTCGGCGACGAGTTCTTCGCGTCGCCACCGGAGGACGAGATGTACGCGCTCTGGGAGTAG